One segment of Engraulis encrasicolus isolate BLACKSEA-1 chromosome 7, IST_EnEncr_1.0, whole genome shotgun sequence DNA contains the following:
- the LOC134453037 gene encoding eukaryotic translation initiation factor 4E-binding protein 3-like, which yields MYSAAVVSSCPIPSRVSPSQTWTQSPDGLGQTPGGTLFSTTPGGTRIIYDRKFLLGCRNSPVARTPPPCLPQIPGVTIPGPTQQHPMGTLEELDENAKDFPADDSQFVMDI from the exons ATGTATTCCGCCGCTGTGGTCTCAAGCTGCCCCATTCCAAGCAGAGTTTCTCCCTCACAGACCTGGACGCAGTCACCTGATGGTTTGGGCCAGACTCCTGGAGGGACGCTTTTCTCCACAACTCCTGGAG GAACCAGAATAATCTATGACAGGAAGTTCCTACTGGGCTGCAGGAACTCCCCGGTGGCGCGCACCCCTCCCCCCTGTTTACCACAGATACCCGGTGTGACCATCCCCGGGCCCACGCAGCAGCACCCCATGGGGACACTGGAGGAACTGGATGAGAATGCCAAGGACTTCCCAG CGGATGACAGCCAGTTCGTTATGGACATCTGA